tgaagagtaggtcacgaatgactgaaaggtcggtcttggaaagacaatgtccataggcaaaaagttcctttttcaagagtaactggcaagggctcatcgcaccttcccacgatgtcatccaatcagagttcgttactaggcaaacagtcctgttgcatcacatgacttctttcccataccacaccagatgttatttgggttttccgtggtttatcaaagagtcacaacaattcccatctaatcacacagagtcctttctcaggctttcagaataacattctctctgctcgcctagaaaacaacttgtcagcatagcaaagatactttatacaaagaaacaagatggaacctctttggctcatttcttaattacaaaacccatatgcctttaaaagattttaactcaaaaacccatctcatcacaccatCTAGTCTAGAATCATGGCCATTGCTAGAGTTTGGTATTAGACAGGATATTTCAAAGGATTCAGCTCCATTCTCCCTTAAACTGTAGTTATCCCAGGTATTATGTAACTAAGTAACAAAGCAACTCCCAAGTTAGCCAAGATAGTAAAATTAACCTAAACACCAACAACTCTTACCTAACCTAATTTAAAGCTTGCATCCTTAGTGATGggtctcttttgttgttgttggattacaactttcATAATCTCTTATTGACTTTCCTGGCTGGGGAGGtactgtaatccaagaacatctgtggatcaAATGTTGCTATTTTAGAGGCATCATATCCTTTACTATTTTCCAGGCTTTATGTTACCTCTCAGGCATGTGAAAATTTGCTTCAGAGTTTGAATATGAATATTTCTGATAGTGGCCTGGTGCTGTTTTCACATCCAGATGATTGCAGATAGTGGTTAAACAAGTATATGCTATATAGCCTATTTCCAGTGATTGGGATACATCTCTCCAGTGTGACTAATAGCCTGTTTgtaaaaatgtttatttggaGGTATTCCCTTTCATGGTGAAGGTACTGAGTGGTAAATCATTTCTCCGCTACtaccaaatataaaaatatagctCCTATCCAGTGAAGAGAGACATGCTGCTTTCTTAGATATCTGATCAGATGCTATGTTTGGTGAAACTCTGCTCACACACACTGCAGACAGCCCTCTTTCTATATGATTATATTTTCACCCTGGTAAGTTATTCTGCTCATTAATAGTAACTCTGACTTCAGGTCTGCAATGTGATTGTGAAGGCACTGTGGTCTTGTTCCTGGATTTGACACAATTCACACCTTCCTAGAATTTGTAGTTGTGCCAAAAGGTTGTCTCATCTATATCAACAATAATCTTGCAGCTTCTTAGAAAATAACAAGTAGATTGCTTTCATGGACTGAAATACACTTTGTTAGATGCATGAAATTTAAGTAGGAATGTACAAACATATAGGGAAGTCATTGCCTTTAGTGTTTACCTGTCCATGTGTGAGCAACATTCTAATAATCTACACTAGATTGTTGGGTGCTGGGACCACTGAGGTTAATGGGaaatgaatgtggaaagggcGGACAATACATTATTAGCAGGGTCATATATAAAGCTGTTGCTGACTCTCATCCCTATGCTAATGGTATTGATTTTGGTTTTGTTGCATACTGATGCTGTTCTTCTGGAAACGTACTGTTGTGAACTTATTTATTTGCAGCCACTGTTAGACCAAAGGATGAAATAACACGGAAACACCTGTGTGCTTTTGGAGAATATGTGGCTGAGATTCTGCCAAAGTATGTTCAACAAGTCCAGGTGGGTTCTACCAACAGCATCATTCTGCCTTGAAGTTGTACCAGTCCTCTTTTGGAAGACTGCCAGTGCGACAAGGAGCAGGAATACACAGCCTGAGATTTATTGGCTTGAATTTTACATGGAAATCATACTGTTGATTTAAGTGGGACTTAAAGTTTTTTAGGATCGCAATTGCTAGTTTTTCATGATCCTTTGAACATattactgtttttctttctgctagGTGACATTTCTCAATGAGCTAGAAATCTTAATTCATCCAGATGGGATCATTCCAGTCCTGAGCTTTCTAAAAGATCACACCAATGCCCAGTTCAAGTCCTTAGTTGATGTAACAGCAGTTGATGTACCATCTCGACAGAACCGCTTTGAGGTAGGAGCAGTTTTTCAATATGTATTGCAAGGAGGATTCTAAGTTTAAAAGGCTGGTCCTCTTATAACATAGCTAAAAATAAATATGAGGTTACCCAACAGCATTTTCTCCTGCTGAGGCTTCACTTTGCTCACTACCAGCTTCTACATCTAAACACCTTTCTGCTGTAGTGACAAGCATGCTTTCTTGTCATTTTTTCTGTGTAGCCACTGATCTGGAAAAGGTTGTTCTTATCTCTGTCACAGTGTGATGTTAGTGATAATTGGTTTAATGCAAGAGTGCTGTTGCTTAAAAAAAGTCTTCTGGCTCATCAGGACTTGTCTTGGGGAACACTGATACTtttgggtcacaaagagctgaGAGCAGCTATTTCTGAAGATACTTGGTTTGTCACCATGTAATTTGTGTTTTGTCTCTGTAGCTGACCATTTTAGATGCAGCCAACAGTCCTTTCCATCCAACTGAATTATgtttcgcctgcctgcctgcctgcctgcctgcctgcctgcctgcctgcctgcctgcctgcctgcctgcctgcctgcctgcctgcctgcctttctttctttctttctttctttctttctttctttctttctttctttctttctttctttctttctttctttctttctttctttctttctttctttctttctttctttcaattctttctttctttctttctttctttctttctttctttctttctttctttctttctttctttctttctttctttctttctttctttctgccaaatTAAGGTATTCATACTAGCGTAAATATCCTAATAGAACACACCAATTATAGCAATCAAAATTTGTGTTTGGCTTAAAGTGGTTTTATTTATGTCTAATTGGTGTGATCCTATATCCTACTGGCAATATATGCTTAATTCAAGGTGGTatatctagagatgggggtattcgtatttgtatacgaatatccccccacatgTGCAAATAACGACAGTGTGGCCCCTCACGATTCCGCCATTACTGCGAGCTCTGCAGTGCCTTTCTATCTCTCCATTGCTCAATATAGATTAGCCATTCTGCAAACCTATTTGTAACTACTGCTTAGGAGCAAGACACTTGTGATTTAGGGCAAAACCCCATTGTTAGCTCCAACTAAAGAAGACCCTTTGAGTCAGTGGGACTTTGGTGAGTCAATACATAACCAAGCTTCTTTCATTCAGCTGTAGCTGAAACTAACTGTTCCATTTAGCCTTTAATTTGTATTAATAAATTGCATACAAAGATCTACACATGCAGTCATGTGTAATGCTGGTGGTTTCCAGTTGCCTTAACACTTCGGTTCAGAGTATCTGTAGTGATACTCTTACTGATAGCTCCTACTGACACCGTGAGTGTATCTACTTCTGAATATGGACACATTGTAGtgtgttatattttatttctatattaatGTCACTCTTGAAGAAGAGTTTCCTATCTGAACCCATATTCACCTTAATGTATAACACTTGTTTCATTAGCCTCTGTTTATTGGCCCAGTTTGTTTCTCTAATGCCTTCCACGTTTGGTTGATTTGGCAAGTGAGAAACTTGAAAAACCTTGTTGTGTCTCAAAAAGCAGCTGTACTGTGATCGTGCTGGAAGTCACCTGAAtacctttctctcctgctttgcAGTGCTCACATCTGCACCACAGTGTGACATGGATGCTTTTCTTTTCCCACCTAGATTGTGTACAACCTCCTGTCTCTACACTACAACTCCCGGATTCGTTTGAAAACATACACTGATGAATTGACACCAATTGATTCAGCTGTCTCAGTGCACCAAGCAGCAAATTGGTATGAAAGAGAGGTAAGCATTGGGAATGCTGACATTTGAGAAATGGGAATGCAGTCAGTttcttttcagaaatgaatgagAGAACCCATTATTGCATTTGACATTTGGCCAAATCACTGGAGCCGGTGTCATCTTAAAGGTCCTGGCAGCATCAACAGTTTTCTTTTGTAGCATCCTGTGGTTGCATTTTCGTTCTTGCAGCCTAGAGGAGACTTGTGAACCTCTTTTGAATTGGCCATTGCTCTTTCTTCCCCAGTTTCCTTATTGCCAGAAATATACATGACAGGTCACTGGTACTTAATTTGTGGATCTCCTTCCCTAAATGCTGCtttcattttttgaaataaattctCAGTTCTGACTGAATAAAGAAGTGGATTCCTAGTGTGCCCTTTctcactttaagaaagatgcattACTATCACAACTGGTAAAGGAAATAAGAAGGTAAATGAAAGAAGAGCTGGCTGACTCAAGCCAGGAGTCAAATTCCCCATCTTGCAAGCTGTCCTGCAAGCCATATGGGAATATGTTCCAGAGCCACATTAAACCCCTTGTTTTTTCAGCTAACTTCTAGTTACAGAAGGAAGTATTTCTCCAGAATTAATACATGTGATCTGGAATAGAAAGAGAGCATGAGAAGCATGTGACAGGCAGGCATGACACATGTTTCCAAGCTCTCTTTAATTTTCAAGTTACATAGAGCTCTTCTttgtaaaaaatgaaaaattatccAATTTCCATCTTGCTGAATAGCCTATATATCCTACCAGTTTGCATCTGCTTTCATCAAAGGAAGTTAATAAACTTGGAGACTGGGAAATGGTAATGTCAGAATTCTTTGGTTTGGAAAGGGCTTTGATCTAGTGCTTTTAGAGATTCTGCTGTTGAAGCACTGAGCTGTGTCCTGGGTGTGACATCACCCTCATCCTATAGGTTGGGGCGGGCAAGCTCAGGGgacgtttttttcccccagcctttCTGTGCACAGTATGGACCATGAAAATGGCTGTTTTTCCCATTTGGAGCAGGGAGtacaacatctttttttaaaatctggtgtGTGTGAATAGCCTCCAGACACCTTCTCAAGGGTCACAATGGGAAAACTGAgaatcaccttgttatttttttttaatctttgactctttttttctttggcgTGGGGCCTCAAAATACCACAGGGAGGCTGCAGGCAATCCACcctttgcccatctctgcttttaGTTTCTTAATTAAAATCCCAACAATGTTTTATTATGCAAAGAGTGGCACGGTACTGCTCCTGTTGGAGAAGATAACTTCAGAAATGTTGTTGATACCCTTCTAAATCTCCACTACTTATGAGTTGGGTGCAACATGCTTACTTGCCTTTCAGCTGCCTCCACTTTTCCTCCAGCAGTTAATGCTTTAAGTCTTCATGCCTGTAAGATCATAGGAATCAGGGAGATCTGCTGGAGTATTACAGTAGTATTTGAaatcaatggccagaattctgtttgcTTATGAAATTATGCAAAGGTTATTGTATAAGCATCCTGATCCCGCCCCCTTGCAGGCTCAACTTTATATGTCTGTTCTTGACCTTGTTGCAGAGTTGAACATGTGACTGGTGCTTGCCAGAAGGGAAAATATGCTGCTCAGTTACCCTTACATGCATGAGAAAtatcaacaggattttagcaaaTATGTTTAACCATCTATCTGTTTGTTTCCTATACATTTAGATGTGGGACATGTTTGGAGTCTTCTTTGCTAACCACCCCGATCTGAGGCGAATCCTGACAGACTACGGGTTTGAGGGTCACCCCTTCCGGAAGGATTTCCCTCTTTCTGGATATGTGGAGGTATGAAGACTCCTTTCATAGTCTTCCATATGGAAATGCTACAGCCATAACAaagctgcattttattttgcAGCATGTAAAACTGCTTGCTGTGAAATTATATTTTAGTATAGAGATGGATGAATAGGCAGGAAAGGGTTAACctgtctgtgacaaacccagacctactgggatatgtcacacagttacactaagctgccaccaaccattcccctttaagaagtcacacagaccagggatggatttttaaacaataaaagaataaggtttatttaaaatacacacagggaaaaataaacaatcaggtgaataaaataaagtaacgtggcttcttctcactcatacaagtatacagtttggttcacccagaacccttaacttgaagcacagaccctgaacctatcagttctggctaaccaacagacacctgaacctatcaggttggtactctgacacacagaagtaccctgtctgacacactgactcccacaacagcttcttcttcccagctgctgcttcgtcacaacccagtgtctctcagtgtctgtctcagcatctccctctcaccacacaggcatcacatatttatacagtacagcccctcctcctgatgtcccgccttccactccccataggatggaactttccctccaaacccatgacagacaggtaacaccagtgctgttatgtaacacctcccctctttataagttgttttgtagggggaaagctaaggtgcttttcaccaaaaaaacaacctgaataaaatacatacaaaaccagttatacataccatataatacttacttatccttacattctaagttaaccatagcaaataggcatttaaacatttaccatatacattacatcaatttacctttattcttacaaaccaaattcaaaaccaggtacattttactttttgtcatcattatatacacatagtccatgttcttttgccgtcttcattcttcaggtcttcttgataaggcgtcagcaacacagttcactgaccctctgaccaccttcacttcaaagtcatagtcctgtaggtttaaagcccacctcataagtttgctattgtgggttttcattgtctttaaccattgcaatggtgaatggtcagtacacagaataaaatgtcttccccagatgtaaggcttggccttctggatcgcgtagactatggccaaacactccttctccacggttgccaaatgtctctcacctttttgaagtttcctactcaggtaggacactggatgttggtcaccattctcatcctcctggcacagaactgctc
The Pogona vitticeps strain Pit_001003342236 chromosome 1, PviZW2.1, whole genome shotgun sequence genome window above contains:
- the NDUFS3 gene encoding NADH dehydrogenase [ubiquinone] iron-sulfur protein 3, mitochondrial, with the protein product MLAVVRGLSRAGLRAAGRPAVLFQARFEGNATTETRPTVRPKDEITRKHLCAFGEYVAEILPKYVQQVQVTFLNELEILIHPDGIIPVLSFLKDHTNAQFKSLVDVTAVDVPSRQNRFEIVYNLLSLHYNSRIRLKTYTDELTPIDSAVSVHQAANWYEREMWDMFGVFFANHPDLRRILTDYGFEGHPFRKDFPLSGYVEVRYDDEVKRVVAEPVELAQEFRKFDLNSPWETFPAYRQIPETLKIETGEKKIEAGEKKGDAK